The following is a genomic window from Strix uralensis isolate ZFMK-TIS-50842 chromosome 3, bStrUra1, whole genome shotgun sequence.
GCGGCCCCGGTGGACAGTGCTGGGGGCCAGGGCAGGCACAGGGTGAATCCTGAGTGGCTGGTCCGTTGCTGCAGAGATTTGGCTCAGCCCAGGGGAGTCTTGGGGCCAGCAGCGGGGAGGTCCCCAacccctcccagccccttccaGCCATCTGGGGGTTGCCCCACGCGGTAGCACAGCAGCTGTGCCGTAGGAGAGCTCACTCTGGGCGCAAGAGGCGCAGACTCTGAAAAGCAAAAGGGGGGAAGACCCTGTTGGGAACCCAGCGCAGCCTGGGCAGGGAAGCAGACCTTTCCAGGTGAGCAGCCAGCCCCCTGTCCCGGCAGAGGACATGCACGGGGACGTGGCAGAGCAGCACTGCGGGAAGGAACTTACCTGCTGGGCTGCGGGCTCCCCGCCCCAGCTCCTCCGTGCTGCTTTGGAAGAGAACAGAGCACCCATCATACCCCAGACAAGGTCTGCCAAGAGACACGGCACGCTCACGACCCTGACGACGCAGGCACGGCGCCGCAGGACCCGGCGCTCCGCACGCAGAAGGCCCCAGCCCACTTCCTACCAAACCCTGTCCCTGGGCTGCAGAGCCACATCTCCTTCCCCTCGGGACCCCCCGTACAAAGGGCTGCAGCTTTGCAGGGCCACACACCTCGCCCCAGCACTGGTTCTGGGCCGACACCAGCTCAGATCAGCTCGGCCCTGCAGCGCTGACAGGCCCCAGCCGGGTCCCAGCTGCAGGCATGTGGAGAAGAGCTGCCACGGAACCGGCCTCTCGTGCCCACCACCAGTGGCAGAGACCCGCAGGTTAATCCTGCACTGCTGGACTGGGACCACCAGCTCCTCCCAGGCCCAGGACAAACaagctcagccccaggccctAGTCCATGCACGACCAGGCCACCACCTTAGCCCAAGCCCCAGGGAAATCAGCAGCAGGAGAGAGACAACACCGAGACCCGCCTGAGAAGCAGGCCTGGATAGGCTGGGCCCAGCAAAGAGTGGCAGAAACAGAACAAGTAACATCTGAGGGTCAGCATCTGCCCCCCACAGCTCCACTGCAAAAGCAGAACTCAAGACCTGCCCCCGCAGCTCAGCTCCCTGTTCCCTCTCAGCTGACAgaggcagaggaagcagcaggaagCTCCCCTGTGCTCCCACACAGATCTCCTCCACGCTCCCACTGTGCCCAtggccccagcagctccccttgCATGGAGCgcagaaaaggaaacaagacaGGGTTCATCAGAGAGATCCCTGAACACAAGCAGCAGCTCACCACCTACCCAGATAAGGTTTCACCGATGttatcatcttcctcctcctcttcctcctcctggcaaacaaacaaacaaaacaaaaataccccacCATGACACCTCACTGCCTGGGCAGGTCTGTGCCCAGCTGCCCAGAGCCTGTTCTGGAGCAGTGGCGCTGTCCCAGTGTCACCCACCAGGCACAGCACAGACACAGGTCGCCTCCAGGCAGGAGGGGAAAGATGGCACCCACGGCGCCGGGCTGCCAAAACCCTCAGGGCTCAGGCACGGAGCCACACAGGGGGAGAGGCAGCTCACGGCGCTCTCACACCCCCCAGCCAGTGGAGCACCAGACTGTGAGCAGGGAGTGAGCTGAGAACTGCTGCACAGAGCACGCCCGAGCAGGGCAGCACGTCCAGCGGCTGCGGGGCCAGGGAGCGAGCTGTGAGCATGAGCCCGAGCCCTGCCAGGCTGGACCAGCGCCAGAGGCCAAGCACCAGCCGTCCAGAGGCTCCTGGGCAGGGACACGGCGAGACCAGCAACACCGGCAGCACTCAGTGGCTCGGACGTGCAGCGGGCGCCACGCAGGCGGGCAGGCTAAGCCGTAGCCCAGGCGAGCAAGATGATGAGCAAAGGGTCCCCCCCTTCAGAGACAGTGTCATCCCCCCCAGCCACGGCACCAAGGGTGCAGGACGGGGATGGGGCTGAGCCTGGCGGGGGGGCTCCTGGAGCAAAGGCCACCCAAGAACCAGGTGATCCAGGGCACAGGGCCTCTCATGTCAGGCCGCTGCGGGCGAGGGAGGCTGCGCAGGTATCAGCAGGGTCCTGGGAGGCCGTGAGGAGGgagctgctccctcctcctgccctgatGCGAGACAACCCTGGGCACGGGCCAGGCTTGCACATACTGTACCCCAAAGTGGTGCCTGAAGGGAGGGCTCCCCGGGGGGGCTGGCTCACTTGGTCTGCCGGGCTCACTGCTCTCCAGGACACAGGAAGGGTGAAGGGGATGTTCCTGCCTAGAGTCTGGGAcagggaaaaagcagcagagttagtgcctgcagcctggggaaggcCCCACGGGGGATGTACAGGCAGGACTGCGGGCAAGGGGCAGGCACCCCTGTGCTTGGAGGAGGGTGCAGGATCACTGCTCAGGGCAGGTGCCACAGAGCCCTGAGCCACAGCTCAGCAATGCCAGAGAGCTCAGCGTGGAGAGCAGGCAGAGATGGGGCAGAGAACACAACAGCAGGGACAACACTCCCTGCTTGGGGTGTTTGACCTGCCAGGCAGCGAGCCACCTCTGCTCCGCACGGCCCAAGACAGGGCCCCACACTGCAGACCCCAGTGCCAGGGCGAGGCAGAGGGACATGCTTCAGAAATTCCTCCCACCTGCATGAGCTGCTTCCCAGAGATCCAGTGCCATCTGGAAGGCCTGGGCCACGGTCAGAGTCACAGCCTGGGCCTGTGTACAAGAAAGAGAGGGAACGTCTGCCTCCATCTGGGCCCGCAGGCCAGGACAACTCCACTGCCACGGAACCGAGAGCCCCCAGGCCTCCCTGgctgccttcctctgcagagCATGCGCACAGCCGACCAGAGCTCGGGGCTGTGTCTGTGCACCCACGTGGGCCAGCCGTGCCCAGGAAGAGACCCCAGAGGAGCCGGGACAAACATCCTTTCACTCACCCTCTGCCCCTGCAGTGTGTGAGCACACGTGCTCCCTGGCTCCATTTCCAGCTGAGGTGCGCAGGGGTAAGGGCCCTGTCCCTCTGAACGGGAGAAGGCAGCCCCTTGCTCCCACCCTCACCTCACAAAGCCGAGTGCAGAAGGGAAGTGCTTACAATCTTCTTCTTGGGTGAGAGGAAGGCATGGCACTCCAGTGCCCCGCTCTCCTGGCTCTGGGCAACGTAAGCGAAGACTTTGTTCTGCAGCTTGTCTGTCGTGCAGTAGGAGATCCTGCGGGCAGCGAGGAGCTGCTCAGGGCAATAAGGGACCCTGACACAGGTCCCCTGCTGTGCCCCCAGCACATCTGCGAGCAGCACTGACAGCCTGGGGCTTCCGTCTGCCCCAGCTGATCCAGCagtgtaacacacacacacaccgcgccgcgccccccccccccccccccccgcccccgtgaGGGCCAGAGGCAGCCTGGCACCTGCAGCTACCAAGAGGTCTCTGCACCCTCGGgcaccccctccccgccacccCGTGGGCTCCTCGGATGCCCAGTTCAACCCAGCACGTGAACCGCAGCACCGAGGCAGGAGGAGCGCAGAAGGGTAGGCGATTGCCTCCAGGGACACGACTGAAGGCCAGGCAGTGGGATGGTTTGCCTCCACACATCCGCTCTGGTGCCAGGACCCAGATTTTGCACCGATGTCCTGTCTCTGCCTCCCACCTATCCACCACCCTGCAGCCACGCTCCCCTcacacccagcacccacaggcaCCTGACCCAGCCAAAGCGCAGCTGGCAGCAGTAGAAAACCCACACGGCTCTCCCAGCCCCAGTAAGCTGCGGCCTGGCCCCCCCGCTGCCCAGGGCCCCATCAGCCTCCAGTCAGGACCCCTCGCAGGCCCTGCCCACCTGTAGATGGAAATGTTCTCAACCATCTCCTGCGTGTCTGCGTCCTGCAGCGAGATGCCTCTCGGGGACACGGTCAGAATCACCTTCTGGAACTTGCGAGCTCCCACCCGTGCCTGGCAGTGGGGAGACACCAGACACCTCTGCAAATCTGGCAAGGGCTATCACCCCCCCTCGCTGGCAGGAGCCCCCCAGACTGTACGGGGTGCCGCCCGCAAAGGCTCCCGCTGCAGGCACGGGACAGCAGAGCCCGGAGATCCAGCACGGCCTGCAAGAACAGCCCTGGAATCCATTCCCACTATGGGAAAGGGCAGACCCCACCTCCCGGGGTACTTCGCCCACCACGTGTGCTGCGGcatgcccagctctgctcccagccgTGTTCCCGGGGCGGGAGCAGGCAGCGCAGCCATCCTGCAGACAGAGCACGCAGGCAGAGACCTGCCAGCCTCTGCCGCCACCCTCCCTGTGGGAGCTGCGCAGCCCCTGGGGGGGCTATGGGGCCGGGATGCTTCCCCCCGCCCAGGGCTGAGCTCCAAAGGCCCCTGGGCCAGCTCTCACCGTGGCCACGATCCTGCGGATGGCAGCAGCCGCCATGTCTTCTCCTTTGGGTTTTTCTACCAGCGTCATGCCCAGGTACTTGAGTGTGAAGCACATCCCCTCCAGCAGCGGCTCCTGCATGTCGGCCCAGCTCTCGGGAAGCTCTGCACAGACAAAATGCCATAGAAGTCACATGCCAGCAGCCCCACGGCCAGCCCCAGCAGACCCACCCCACCGTGCTGCAGCCACGTCGCCGCCCGCACTCAGCGGGGCACTCCCCTGCGCTGTGACACCCCTGGAGGAGGAAGGGACGAGGGCAGCTCACCCTCAGAGCTGCAGCCCTCCACCCCTGGCTTCCTCAGCACAGGTAGGGAGCTCCTGCAGACCTGCACAGGGCCCCACATGCTGCAGTGTTTGCTGCTACCTGCAAAACCCTTGTGGTCCTGCGTCTCCTCTGTTTCACCACAAACAGGATGTTCTCTGCACCGCATCCATCTCGCCCACCTCAGCCGCCAGCACGCCGCAGCAACAGCAGCGTTTGCTGCCGCACTCAGTCAGATCAGAATCCCCGAGCTGCGCCAGCCTAAGCAAAGCCAAACCTCCAGCCAAACCACGCGCCGCATCGGGCTGCCGGGGAAGGGACACCCCGTCCAGCACTCGTAGTCCAAGCTGAGGTCCAAGCACCGCAAAGATTCTGTGTTGAGAATAGCTCAGACTGGTATTTTGAGGATGCAAACTGGCTtccaggaaaacacattttacgGATGAACTGCAAGGCATGGAAGGAAGAGCGCTCCCACCTGCATTAGTCTGCAGGTCACAGAATTAAAGGGGCACTGGCTTCTGTTTCCTGTGTCCTCTCTTTTCAAACCccatcaagaaaaaataaaaaataaaatcaacgGGCAGAGCGTCTGTTCACTCAAGAAAGATTCCCTAGGGAGAGGCCTCAGCATCTCCAGCTTCCTTCAGCCCATGTCACCAGCACGTTCTGCCACACGGCGGATGTGCTGGTGGGGGAAGATGCTCTGCCCCGACACCGCCTGGCAGAGAACACACAGAGCAAACACCGCAGGAGCATCCACCCGACCTCTGCTCCACAAGACACAGCCAGTGGCTCCAACGGAAAGTTCACTCATCGAAAGCAAAAGCCACTAGACTAGTGTGCCACGCACAAAGGAACAACTGTCTGGTGCCAAGTACAAGTGATAATTTTCAAGAAGAGCTGAAGCAGATGTTAGCACACACGTACTCTCCTCAAACCCCAAAGAGCACGagactggggagagaggagatgTGCAGGAGGGCTGAGAGATGGGGGGTCACAGCCTCTCTCTCCTTGGGGGTTCAGCCCGCAGAcgagggagcaggaacacagaaGCGAGACACTCTTGCTACAAACACCAGGTCTGTACACTTCCCTGGGAACTGCCTGGGTACCTACTGTTCACACTGAACTGGGACTTGTCAGGGTTATTTTTCACCTCTTCCCTGGAATTAGCTCCCTGAACATTACTGGCACACTTGCAGAAGGCTCTGGCTCGTAACTGGGATAACCTGAACCCACAGGGAGATCAGGAGACCTTCTCTGCACAGCACTCTCCTGCACAAACAACAACTACCAGGGAACCCACCCGGTCCCGTGCTGGCATCGGGGACCTCTGCCCAGGGTAGGAGAGCGCCGTCTCACTCTGAACTCAGCACAGCCCACGCGGGCCAGGGCTGCCAGGGCGGGCTCTGCTGCCCGACACAGCCCTTGGGCAGCCGTGACCGAGAAagcccaggcacagccctgccgcTCCACAGGCTCCCGCTGGCTCTGCGGGGTCAGTCTCGGGCCTGGCAGTGCCACAGGCGCGGGGCAGTGGGTGACACGCAGACCCGCCGCGCTCACCACACGTGTGTCTGTGCCTGCGGGGCGACGGgcgcagggggctggggaggccGAGGACGGCACAGGCTGGGGACGGAGCCCAGGGACGAGGCGCAGTGTGTTCTGGCACCGCCCGCCACAGCCCGCCGGGGCGGGTGGCCTCAATCTGAaagtggggcaggagctgggagccGGGGAGTGGGGCAGGGCTAGGCAAGCGGCCCACAGCACTGCTTCCCACCCCGGCCTGCAGGCCCACAGccggccccacagccccccagcccctctgctgccccccagcctgccGGCCCACAGCTCACCCCACAGCCCCTCCACTGCCCCCCAGTCCCTCTGTtgctccccagccccgctgcccaccccagcctgcagccccacaggctgtcccacagcGTCACAGCCCCTCCactgccccccagcctgccccccagccccgctgcccacccCAGCCTGTAGGCCCACAGCCTGCTCCACAGACCCCCAGCCCCTTcactgccccacagccccactgcCCAACTGGGCCTGCAGGTCCACACCCCCCTAagcctgccccacagcccctctgctgccccccaGTCCTCCCCACAGCGCTGTTGCCCACCCCGGCCTGCAGGCCCACAGCCCCTCCACTGCCCCTAGCCCGCCCCACGGCCCCGCTGCCCACCCGGGCCTGCAGTCCCAGAGCCGGTCCCTGGTGCTGACCCAGCCGGCCCCACAGCCCCTCCGCTCCTCGCAGCCCCCCCACTGCTGCCCCACAGCCCGCCTCGGCCCGCGGCCCCACGGCTGGGCCGCAGCCCGTTCCCCGCACCGCTCCCCGCAGCAGGCAGCGGCCGCGCCCCGGGCCCGACCGGACCCAGATGCCCGCGGGtgagcccggcccggcccggcacccCTCGCACTCACTGCGGCGCCGGCGCAGCCCCAGCCCGTGCCGGGCGAGGCGCGGACTCCGCAGCACGGCGCGTCCCGCCGCCCGCAGCGCCTCCATGGCCGGGCCGAGCCGGTGGCCGCtcggcgcgggcggggcggggccgctcGGCGCGATGACgtcagcggcggcggcggcgctggggtTGCCGGGGCAacggggggcggggcggggcgaggcgggccCGTCCCgctcccggtcccggtcccggtcccggtcccggtcccggctCGTTACCGGCGCGATGCAGCTGCGGCACGTGCGGACCCTGCTGGCCCCGCAGGTCGGGggtggggagcggggcggggggagcgggggtgcCGAGGGGAGCGGGCCGGGGCTCTGAGGCCGCGTGTGCCCACAGGACGGGACCGCGCGGGTAACCTGCATGGCCTGGTCGGCCAGCAGCGCCCGGTTCGCCGTGTGCACCGCAGAGCGGGTGGTGCTGCTGTACGACGAGCAGGGCGAGAGGCGCGACAAGTTCTCCACCAAGCCCGCCGACCCAAAGGTGAGCGCCCAGGGGCCGGCGGCCGCTgctgggccggggcgggggctgctccTGCAGCGGGGCCTCCTGCAGCGGGGCCTCCTGCAGCGGGGCCTCCTGCAGCGGGGCCTTCTGCAGCGGGGCCTTCTGCACCGGGGCCTCCTGCACCGGGGCCTGCACCGGGCCTCCTGCAGCTGGGCTCGGCCGTCTGCTCGGGGCAGGCCAGCCCTCCGCCGGGGCTGATGCTGCCACCCCGCCCGCAGTACGGCAGGAAGAGCTACGTGGTCAAAGGCATGGCCTTCTCCCCGGACTCCACCAAAATCGCCATCGGCCAGACCGACAACATCGTCTACGTCTACAGGATCGGGGAGGAGTGGTGAGTCTGGGGGCGAGCGTCATGCCTCTGGCGAGGGGCCGCAGGCTCCCTCCCGCTGCGCCCCGGCCGGGATGCTCCTCAGGCAGTGGCCTGGCCCGGCACACGCTGCGTCACCCAGCCAGCGGGGCCGGTCGGGTGTTTGAGGGGAGCAGCAGACGGGATTTCCTCAAACACAGTGTCTCGTCCCACGGAGGTTACGagggggggtgaatcttttggaTTCCCCGAGGTGGCAGAGCTGGTCGCTGCTCGGCAGAGCCACAGCGCAGGTcaagtcaccacaatgactcagaggcACAATTTGGCTGGTAACTTCATTGACTGACAGTTTTAGTGAGCGAACAGAGACAATTTGGTAACAATCAACCTTCAGCGAGCTAATAAAGGCACTTTGGAACaaacaaataaaggcactttggcgatgAGACTATTTTCGTAACAACCCGTCAACAATCAACAGATCACAATTcatacaaaacttatatacatcAATACATGTAAGgaggagagagagcagaaagaggaaagaggggaTAGGAgaaggggaatcaccaccctgATCCCACGGTGTCGTAGCGAGCTTGATGGTGGTGGACCGAcagacacacgtggggtgttgtCTTTATATAATCTTATGCCTGCGCAATAGGTCGTTCCGGAAGGTTCTCGTCAGCTTGTACCTGCGCAGTGAGGCgagttctgtctctgggcaaccacaggagggagggggagagaaacgtCCCGCCACCCTCCTCCGCAGAGCTCGCTccgcttctcccccacagggcatcccactcggTTGTTTGggacatcctctttatgaacagtttatttattttatgagcAGTTTGTGACACGCAGCCCTCGTGGAGCCCGGTGTGGATTCCTTGTGCGCCAGTGGAGCTGCAGTGGAGCTGGAGCTCTAAGGCCCCTGCTGTTGTCACCTCTTCCACTGGTGTGGGACTGTGGCAAACACCCACCTCGCTTCAGCCTCGTTTGCTGGTGTGTGTTGTGCTAAACGTGCTCAGAAAGGCAGGTCACCAGAATTTTGGAAGCTCAGAAGTTGcggttttttaaattttctcccTAAGATTGGCTTGTGATAGATGACCGGTGTACAAAACTTAAGTGGAGTGTGTCTGGCAATACTAAACCAGACTGAATACAAACAGTAGGGTAACCAGGATGGGCAGTATTACTAGCTTCACTGTTAGTCATTTTTGTCTACCTTTTTCTGCAGGGGTGACAAGAAGGTGATATGCAACAAGTTCATCCAAACGGTGAGACCCAGACTCCTGTTTAACTCCATTTTCTCCAGCCTATGTAGGATAAAGACAATCAGAGGTCTCTGCTCATACTCACAGATGTGCTTGATCTCCAAAAGATGCAGGTAGATCCTGAGATAATCTCTGAATTTTGAGGCATGTCTTACTTGCCAGACTTCAGAGGCCTCCTAATGCCTGGGTACACCATGGTAATTAACTGTTGAATGATCATTGCAGTCAACTACAAAACTTTGGGGACTACTTTAGGCATCACTGGACAGAATGTTTTAAGGGagttgaaagaggaaaacaggGGAGACCCTGAGCCCACCTATTTTTCACAGGTTGGCAACTCTAAGCCCCAAGATTCCTTATTAACCAAAACGTGAAGTGTGCAGAGTTCAGTCAGACTGCACAGTTTCCCCTGGTTTGTAATTTCAGCCAGGTTACCTCCCTGGCCTTCTTCGTGTTCtgctgctctggctctgcccTCTGCTCAGCAGGTCTCTGGCAGGGATTGTCCTGAGCTTGATCTAAGTGTCTGGAAAAGACAAAGGTGTTATCAATTCCTTGCGCAGGAAGCCGTCTGTACAAGCAAATGCAGTGCACTGGCTGCTGCCTTTACCTTCAGGAGCAGATGTCCAGCAGCTGCCCGAGGCTTTCCAGCCAGTTGCCATCCCACTGTGAGCCCCGCATTCCCTCTGTCAACTCTGAGGTAGCCCCTGAGGTAGCCAGTACCCGCTCGGAGGAATTGCCCTCCTGGGCCAGATCCCTAGGAGACGTGAGCGGGGCTGCTGCTGGTGTTGCTGGAGTTTCTGTGCCAGGCTTTCTCAAGCTGCCTCCCAGGTGAAGGTCAGCCTCAGCCCCTGGGTTGAAAGCCTTCGTCTCAGGGCTGGGCCATGGCCCGCCACTGTGGCCACTCTTAGGAGGGCCCTCTAGCCCCTCTGAACACCCGCTCCCGGCTGCGGGAGGGGAACCCCAGGAATTCTGTTGCTCTGGCGAGAGGTgaggaaagctgccagtcagcCTTTACTGTCTGTGGTTGAGCTGCTGTGCTGAGTGGTCGTGGCACTGGAATAGAGTGAGGAAGCGAGAGCAGGAGGGGTCGGTGCCTGCTGTCCCCTCCTGAACGCCGTGGTTATCCCGGCGTGGGTGCCTGCGGCCTCACGGCAGGGTCGTTGCTGGCTGCCgggctgctgctgttgtggttttGATGTAGTGgttcatttctcttttctctcattctctcaTTTCCCCATGCCTTTTCTGCCATTTCTATCATAATAAAccctttattttttctgatgcTATATGTGTGGTTTTTTACCACTGTGTCTGGTTTTCTCCCGTAACTTAAATACTGTTATTTACAAATTTTTGGTGTGTTCAGTCAATATGAAAGATCATTTATCGAGCCCTTTCCCTCTGCTGCCATTTGCAAACGCTGTTGGTCCTCTTACACATCTCGTGAGTACAGTGACACTGTTCAGCTCTGCTGGCGAGAGGGCCAGGAGGGGTACGTGCAATTTGGCCTTCCTTGCTCTAAAGCCCGAGCTCTGCGAGGGTTGTTTCTAAGCGACCACTGGGCTGCTTGTCCCTGCGTTAGGCTGAAAATAAGGGTCTGGGAAACAGATGTAATAAAAAACGGGTCTTGGTCATTGGTTGGACGTGTCAGTTGTGATCAGCTTAGGTACCCAGGGACACTTTGGTGTCTGTAGCTGATGTGAATGGTAACAGTGGGGAATAGAAGGTGAATCGTATAAATGAGGGTGTATTTATGTCTAAAGCAGGCTTAAAATGGAACAGATGAGCCAGTGAGACTAGTGCTGGTGGCACCGTGCCGAGCACCAGCCGCCTACAGACTGAAATCCTTCAGTTTAAATGTGAGGCAGTTTCATTAACTCTTGGCCCTCTCTTATAGTTGGGTTTTGTGGTCAGCTTTATTCTTGCTGACCCCCACCTCAGACTTTGAGAATACCTTTGGCTTGGATTTAATGAACCTGTTTCTACCTGACATGCTTGGTAGCAGCTGGTAACCATCTTGCTTGTAGATGAAGAAATAAAGGCTATTTCTGATTCATCAAATGAAGATCCAATGTACAAATATTCTCATATCTATTATAGAAGCTGGCAGAGTCAAATTATTTTTACGTTTTATACTTGTTGCAAAAAATCTTTTAGAATAGCCATGATTTTGTACATTCAACAATAGCATGTGGAGAACCACACATCTGATCAGTAAGTAACCCTCTCAGCAGAGCATCCACACTGAACACATCTGGTGTAACTGATGCTCTGCTTTAGCCCTTCTGAGCCTGTTACTTTACCCCAGCTTACTATTATCTAGTTTAAGCTTCAGCCTGGAGGGCCTCAGTCCTACTTTCTGCCCACATGCCCCCATCTCTTCTCTGTCTTGGTCTGAGCAGTCTCAGAAGCAGAGTGGAGCGGAGCTCTTACCTTTCTTTTTACCTCCTCCTTGGCAGAGCGCCGTGACCTGCTTATCGTGGCCAGCGGAGAATATCATTGTCTTTGGCCTTGCTGAAGGAAAGGTAGAGAAACTTGTTATTTGCCtgattttctttccctgcaggggCTACCAGGGCCTGCAAGCACCTGGGCTGCCAGGTAGGAGCCGTTACTGGGGACAGAACAGCAGCAAAGGGGTTACACCACTGACTTGAATGTTCTGGTTCTGGTTCCCAATTCTGGTTCTGGTTCCCAGTTAGTCCTTGGGGGTTCTACTGGATCACTTGGTCCTTTTCCAGAGCCTTTCTAGAAATGCAGAAGTGTGACTCCaacttttccccttcttctccaaCCTACCGGAAAGCAGTGAGCTTCCTGCGATTTCTGGCGCTGGTCACGGACTGGGAAACCTCTGGAGATGTTGTGCTGGGGGGAATCCACATTCTGCAGACAGAAGCAACATTGATCAGATTCTCTTTCTCAGGTTCGTTTAGCAAATACAAAGAACAATAAGTCTTCCACCATTTACGGGACAGATTCCTACGTGGTCTCGCTAACTTCCAAGTGAGTATGGTGTTGTTCTGGCCTGTGCTGCTCTGGCTCGGTCTGCTGCGCGCTCTTGGCCCGGGGGTATCTGGTGGCAGTGTGGGAGGCTGCCAGGGTGTTTTTCTGCTCCCAGTTCCTTGTCAAGATAATAAAATACTGTGCTTTCCAGAAGGAATTCTGTCCTAAAATCTGGAGCCTGGCTGTGCCACACTGGCCCATGCAGTTTGGTTGTCCCTCAAACCCCTTTCAGGACACAAGTCCCCATGAGATTATTTACATACACTGATGTATTTGAATCCATAACTTTATAAAGATTAAATTTGTCAACTTCATCTAGCTAATTACTAACATCAGTCAAGTTTAAGGGCTAAAAAGAAGTGCAGATATTCTGCCAGATAATCTGTGACAAGGCTATAATTAGAAAAATAACCATAAAgtacaattttaaattattttaattaagacttCATTTTAACTACTTTAGTATCCTTTAGCTGAAAAATTTAAGATATGTCATGGTCCTAGCAGTGGGATTTTCACTAAATGGTGCCATTCTGGTATTTGAGTGCTAAACAAATTAACCCTGACTTCCTGTTGCTGTGAAATCCCGCCAAAGTCTGTCTGCCTTTGCCTCTATTCCCAAaggtttttatttcctctctgtcCTTTCCTGTCTCCTCACACCCCCTCTCCTTACCCCACCTCTCTTCCCCATTTGCCCTCCTGTCCCTCTCCCCaatcccccccctccctgcttcttttatttttaa
Proteins encoded in this region:
- the LOC141940367 gene encoding low density lipoprotein receptor adapter protein 1-like isoform X2, encoding MEALRAAGRAVLRSPRLARHGLGLRRRRKLPESWADMQEPLLEGMCFTLKYLGMTLVEKPKGEDMAAAAIRRIVATARVGARKFQKVILTVSPRGISLQDADTQEMVENISIYRISYCTTDKLQNKVFAYVAQSQESGALECHAFLSPKKKIAQAVTLTVAQAFQMALDLWEAAHADSRQEHPLHPSCVLESSEPGRPSEPAPPGSPPFRHHFGEEEEEEEDDNIGETLSGSTEELGRGARSPAESAPLAPRVSSPTAQLLCYRVGQPPDGWKGLGGVGDLPAAGPKTPLG
- the LOC141940367 gene encoding low density lipoprotein receptor adapter protein 1-like isoform X3; translation: MEALRAAGRAVLRSPRLARHGLGLRRRRKLPESWADMQEPLLEGMCFTLKYLGMTLVEKPKGEDMAAAAIRRIVATARVGARKFQKVILTVSPRGISLQDADTQEMVENISIYRISYCTTDKLQNKVFAYVAQSQESGALECHAFLSPKKKIAQAVTLTVAQAFQMALDLWEAAHADSRQEHPLHPSCVLESSEPGRPSEPAPPGSPPFRHHFGEEEEEEEDDNIGETLSGTEELGRGARSPAESAPLAPRVSSPTAQLLCYRVGQPPDGWKGLGGVGDLPAAGPKTPLG
- the LOC141940367 gene encoding low density lipoprotein receptor adapter protein 1-like isoform X1 yields the protein MEALRAAGRAVLRSPRLARHGLGLRRRRKLPESWADMQEPLLEGMCFTLKYLGMTLVEKPKGEDMAAAAIRRIVATARVGARKFQKVILTVSPRGISLQDADTQEMVENISIYRISYCTTDKLQNKVFAYVAQSQESGALECHAFLSPKKKIAQAVTLTVAQAFQMALDLWEAAHADSRQEHPLHPSCVLESSEPGRPSEPAPPGSPPFRHHFGEEEEEEEDDNIGETLSGPCLGYDGCSVLFQSSTEELGRGARSPAESAPLAPRVSSPTAQLLCYRVGQPPDGWKGLGGVGDLPAAGPKTPLG